Proteins encoded together in one Apus apus isolate bApuApu2 chromosome Z, bApuApu2.pri.cur, whole genome shotgun sequence window:
- the LOC127395864 gene encoding protein FAM240B-like: MNSQYIRHEVRGCETSDLRNFWEKTIEQQTRYLQIEQERQRRSALTKLRNEWMERLEKRIKMLRTQPDDSSS, encoded by the exons ATGAATAGCCAATACATACGTCATGAAGTGCGGGGATGCGAAACTAGTGACCTGAGGAACTTCTGGGAAAAGACTATTGAACAACAAACTCGATATCTGCAAATTGAACAAGAACGTCAGCGAAGAAGTGCTCTGACCAA GCTCAGAAATGAATGGATGGAGAGGCTGGAAAAAAGGATAAAGATGCTGAGAACCCAACCTGATGACTCATCCAGCTGA